TGGCCAACTCCCAAGCAGCCACAACCGCTGAACCGGCTAGCGCTTCACAAACCGAGGCGATCGCGCCGCCACCAGCCCCCGCGCCTAACCCCTCAACGGATCCCGCGCGCGCGCCAAAACCGCTGTCTAAAACGCTGAATCCAGCTTCTGCAACGGAGTTGGTTCCCGGAACCACCGTCACCCGTAAACCGGGGATCGAGACCGAGTTGATCGAACCGGACTCGATCGAACCGGACTCGATCGAACCGGAAACCGCCAAGCAGGAACCGATCGAAACCGTGGAAGGCAAATCCCTGCTAGCCCAAACGCCTCGGGTTTGCAGCAACCAACTGGCCGGAGCCTTAAGCCGCATTATTGATGCGCCTGCTTTTCGATCGGCCCGCTGGGGGATTCGGGTAGAAACCCTGGCCGGGAACAACGTCCTGTTCGATCGCAACGGCATCCAAGCGTTGATTCCCGCCTCCAACATGAAATTGTTTGTGACGGCGGCGGCCCTGCAACTCTATGACGGTCAAACCCCGCTCAAGAACTCCAACCTGGGCACGTTGGTGCGCACCATCAACGTCAACAGCAACAATGGCTACGCCGATTCTCTGTTTCGATCGATTGGTGGCTCCGGGGCCGTGCAACGGGCCTTGGCTCCCTTGGGCGTTAATCGTGGCGAATATCGCATGAGTGACGGGTCTGGCCTCTCTCGCAGCAATGCTGTGCAGCCCCGTGCCTTTGTCCATTTATTGGAATCCATGACCGAAGCTAAGGGAAGCGACATCTTCCGCAGTTCCCTCCCGATCGCGGGTCAAACCGGCACGCTGCGCCGTCGTTTCCGCAACACACCGGTCCAAGGTCGTGTTTCCGCCAAAACCGGCACGCTCCGGGGAGTCCGGGCCCTATCGGGCTACATGGAACACCCGCTTTACAACACCTTGGTTTTTAGCGTGTTGGTCAATCAACCGGGCCAAGATGGCGACACCTTGGTTTCAGCGGTCGATCGAGTGGTGTTGACCCTCGCTCAGATGCGGCCCTGTGATGGGTGGGACACCGAAGCCAACCCCATGCTGGATCAGCCTACCGAACCCGACGGCACATTGCGGCCCCTGCTGCCTTGGTGGCGACCGGGTGTGCCCCGGCCCAATGCCCCCAGTTCATCGGAACTCACCCCCTAAGTAAAAAAACAGCCCTGGGCCTGGCGAAACCAGCTCGGGGCTTTCCTTTGCCAACAAAAGTTGAACAATTTAACAATCGAACAATGGTTAGGGGGTTGAGCCTGAGAGTTGGAATTTGCGCCTAGAATTTGCGCCTAGAGTTTGCGCCTAGAATTTGCGCCGAAAATTAAGGAGCAACCGACTCCTTGAACTGTTTGCCCGCTGAAAAGGCCGGAACCTTGGTGGCGGGGATTTTCAGTTTCGTGCCGGTCTTCGGGTTGCGACCCTCGCGGGCCTGGCGCTCGCGGCGCTCAAACGTACCAAACCCCACCAGGGTCACCTTTTCGCCCTCAGCCACGGCATCCATGATCACTTCAATGGCAGCGGTCAAGATGGCATCTGCTTCCTTTTTGGTGGTATTGACCTTTGCTGCAATTTGGTCAATCAGTTCGCCCTTGTTCATGGAAACGCCTCAAGTTCGGTATTTCCAGCGATTCTAGCCCGACAATTTTCGATGTGAAGTGAAAGTTTTGTAGCAACTTCGCGGGTTTGAGCCAGTTCCAGGGCAGCGCGTGATCCGCTGGCAGTCCGTTAAATCGCGGTTGACAATGGCGAAAGCCTTTATTTCACAAGCCTTTCTCGGTTCTGCGGGCCTGAGTAACGATTAGACATTAAGGATCAAAAATCGTTGCGATCGCCCGCCTAGATACCTTTTGCCCCCCTGAGACCCGGTTTGGGTGTTGTTACAAAATTTTATAAACCCTCTTCATAAACCCTCCCGATCGGGATGTATTGTCACCCCATCAACCTTCAGACCCCACCAACCAACCTCGCCCGATCCCAAGCGGAGTCATGGCCCATAGGATGGGCCGTCCTTGCCTATACTGTCTTCTACCCCTTTTGCTCCCTGTGCTCTTGCAATCATGACTGTTGCCTCATCTGCACCCACGTTGGTTGATCTTGCGCGCCAAACCCGCCAGGCGGCCCGAGCTTTGGCGCTGCTGCCGACGGCCGATCGGCGGGCGGCCTTGGAAGCGGTGGCCCAATCTTTGAGCGATCGGGCGGCAGCGATTGTGGCGGCCAATGAAGCAGATTGCGCGGCGGCCCAAGCGGAGGGAATTTCTTCGGCACTTTATGGCCGGCTGAAGCTGGACGGGGTGAAGCTGGCGGGGGCGATCGCTGGGGTGCGCGACTTAGCCCAGTTGCCGGATCCCTTGGGCGATCGGCAAATTCACCGGGAACTGGATCAAGGGCTGGTTTTGGAGCGGGTGACCTGTCCGCTGGGGGTGTTGGGGGTGATTTTTGAAGCTCGCCCCGATGCGGTGGTGCAAATTGCGGCCCTGGCGATCGCCTCAGGGAATGGGGTGATCCTGAAAGGGGGCAAAGAGGCGGTGCGCTCCTGCCAAGCGCTGATTGAGGCGATTCACGGGGGCTTAGCTAATTCGGCGGTGGATCCGGCGGCCGTGCGGCTGTTAACCACACGGGAGGAAACCCTGGAACTGCTGCGACTCGATCGCTATGTGGATTTGATTATTCCCCGAGGATCCAACGCCTTTGTGCAGTTTGTGCAAAACAACACGCGAATTCCGGTGTTGGGCCATGCGGACGGCATTTGCCATCTCTATGTGGATGAGGCCGCGGATTTAACCAAAGCAGTGCCGATCGCGGTGGATGCCAAAACCCAATACCCTTCCGCTTGCAATGCGATCGAGACCCTGTTGGTTCACCGGGCGATCGCCCCGCAGGGGGTGCCGGAGCTGGCCCGGGCCCTGGTGGCCAAGGGGGTGGAATTGCGCGGGGATGCGCCCACCTGTGAGCTGTTGCAAGGCATTTGCGAGATCACCCCGGCGACGGAAACGGATTGGGCGACGGAATATAGCGATTTGATTTTGTCGATCAAACTGGTGGCGGACTTGGACGAGGCGATCGACCACATCACCACCTATGGATCGGGCCATACGGAAGCCATTGTGACGGAAGACGATGCCGCCGCCGATCGCTTCCTGGCCGAAGTGGACGCGGCCGGAGTCTATCGCAACTGCTCCACGCGCTTTGCCGATGGCTTCCGCTACGGATTCGGGGCTGAGGTGGGGATTAGCACCAATCGCCTCCCACCGCGTGGCCCCGTTGGGCTAGA
This sequence is a window from Limnothrix sp. FACHB-406. Protein-coding genes within it:
- the dacB gene encoding D-alanyl-D-alanine carboxypeptidase/D-alanyl-D-alanine-endopeptidase — its product is MSEQPRWIAGLAGLGLALGGGLLTEPALANSQAATTAEPASASQTEAIAPPPAPAPNPSTDPARAPKPLSKTLNPASATELVPGTTVTRKPGIETELIEPDSIEPDSIEPETAKQEPIETVEGKSLLAQTPRVCSNQLAGALSRIIDAPAFRSARWGIRVETLAGNNVLFDRNGIQALIPASNMKLFVTAAALQLYDGQTPLKNSNLGTLVRTINVNSNNGYADSLFRSIGGSGAVQRALAPLGVNRGEYRMSDGSGLSRSNAVQPRAFVHLLESMTEAKGSDIFRSSLPIAGQTGTLRRRFRNTPVQGRVSAKTGTLRGVRALSGYMEHPLYNTLVFSVLVNQPGQDGDTLVSAVDRVVLTLAQMRPCDGWDTEANPMLDQPTEPDGTLRPLLPWWRPGVPRPNAPSSSELTP
- a CDS encoding HU family DNA-binding protein, which produces MNKGELIDQIAAKVNTTKKEADAILTAAIEVIMDAVAEGEKVTLVGFGTFERRERQAREGRNPKTGTKLKIPATKVPAFSAGKQFKESVAP
- a CDS encoding glutamate-5-semialdehyde dehydrogenase, producing the protein MTVASSAPTLVDLARQTRQAARALALLPTADRRAALEAVAQSLSDRAAAIVAANEADCAAAQAEGISSALYGRLKLDGVKLAGAIAGVRDLAQLPDPLGDRQIHRELDQGLVLERVTCPLGVLGVIFEARPDAVVQIAALAIASGNGVILKGGKEAVRSCQALIEAIHGGLANSAVDPAAVRLLTTREETLELLRLDRYVDLIIPRGSNAFVQFVQNNTRIPVLGHADGICHLYVDEAADLTKAVPIAVDAKTQYPSACNAIETLLVHRAIAPQGVPELARALVAKGVELRGDAPTCELLQGICEITPATETDWATEYSDLILSIKLVADLDEAIDHITTYGSGHTEAIVTEDDAAADRFLAEVDAAGVYRNCSTRFADGFRYGFGAEVGISTNRLPPRGPVGLEGLVTYKYRLTGQGHVAATYAGADAKPFTHRDL